One Herbaspirillum rubrisubalbicans genomic window carries:
- a CDS encoding outer membrane protein assembly factor BamE: MREPLFTCLRRHAGKCGAFLVALAMFGCDRNGNPIEEFGLDKLQKGISSEADVRGVMGQPDTVWEDGGGARTLEYPKGPEGIRTWMFAIGASGTLIDYRQVLTQEHFDTIRAGMTADQIRREFGRPRSVVQFARKNEEVWDWKYHYVHEDRLFNVHFDMNTRQVVRTSISEISGH; encoded by the coding sequence ATGCGTGAACCTTTATTCACCTGCCTGCGCCGCCATGCCGGCAAATGCGGGGCTTTTCTTGTCGCTTTGGCCATGTTCGGCTGCGACCGCAATGGCAATCCCATCGAGGAGTTCGGTTTGGACAAGTTGCAAAAGGGCATTTCCAGCGAAGCCGACGTGCGCGGCGTGATGGGGCAGCCCGATACCGTCTGGGAGGACGGCGGGGGCGCCAGGACGCTGGAATATCCCAAGGGGCCGGAAGGCATCCGTACCTGGATGTTCGCCATCGGCGCCTCCGGTACCTTGATCGACTACCGCCAGGTGCTGACCCAGGAGCATTTTGACACCATCCGTGCCGGCATGACGGCCGACCAGATCCGCCGCGAGTTTGGCCGCCCGCGCAGCGTGGTGCAGTTTGCCCGCAAGAATGAGGAAGTGTGGGACTGGAAATATCACTACGTGCATGAGGACCGGCTCTTCAACGTTCATTTCGACATGAATACCAGGCAGGTGGTGCGGACGTCGATTTCCGAAATCTCGGGCCATTGA
- a CDS encoding DUF3460 family protein has translation MLFGKKTTYVSEITQFIDELKTKNPKLEESQRAGRALLWDKEPLDLDKTARDKASRVAQQPYVYQNH, from the coding sequence ATGCTCTTCGGAAAAAAGACCACTTACGTATCTGAAATCACCCAGTTCATCGACGAACTGAAGACGAAGAACCCGAAGCTGGAAGAGTCCCAACGCGCCGGCCGCGCCCTGCTGTGGGACAAGGAGCCGCTGGACCTGGACAAGACTGCCCGTGACAAGGCCTCGCGCGTGGCGCAGCAGCCCTACGTCTACCAGAACCACTAA